ttttcccccaaaattaaatatataattcatTTCCCAATCCAAATAGTTTTTGGTTCATTATGTGGATTCAGCAGAACTATTTATTAAACATAATAAGGAAGTGATCTGCCCACTGTGCAGAGTCATTAAAGGTCTGTTATTTGCGGTTAGTTCCCACCAGCAGCAGTCTAACCTGGAACAGCTCCAGGATCATCATTGTGGACAGCCGCTGTGACAACTACTAGGAATGATCAATAAGAAACTAgcaaaaataaacttgaattAAAATAGTATATCATCTCTGACAACATATTCTAATCTTCAAATTAATGTAAGTGTGTATCTCCTacagatgctccaaagcttccctctgtgtcagtgagtccttctggtgagatagtggagggcagttcagtgactctgacgtgtagcagtgatgctaacccagcagctaaatacacctggtacaagaagaatgtaaatccagaccttcaacctctcagtaaagaaccacagctcgtcttcagctccatccagtcctctgactctggagagtattactgtacagctgagaaccagctggggaagaggacatctgaatacatctttattgatgtgaaatgtgagtgaaacagcttaaatggaaaataaaaaacacacagactaaaTATGTCTGAAATCTTTGCAGTCTTATTAAGCAGGATGAGATGTTACTGATCATGACTGCTTCAGCTcttcctgcttcacattcacagTCTGTAGCTGTAGTTCACTGAACAGCTCCAGTTTTGGGGTTTTGGGACCCAGATTCAAACTGTCACCACACATTTTCCAGACCTGTGTTGAAGCTACTACATACAGCTTATAATTGCTTATGATCTAAATCAGTAGTTCTCTGTGGGTTTCACACTTGACTCAGCAGTCCTGGTCtgcacacagacagctgaaTTTTATATAAGTTGAAGTTGATCTATGTCTTTTTTTGGTGGGCCAGTAAGGAGAGCATTACAATAATCAAGCCTACTAGTTTCTCAGTATTATCATCATAATACATCAGATACACATTTCAGGCATTTGgcttttagcttttttaaaactacaacaaacaagCAGAACAAGAAGATAAAACCATATTGATGCCATGATCCAATTTGTCTTATTCACTGATTCTTAACTGTTATGAATCTGGCtgtggtttctgatgtgctATCTGTTACAGTGGTACAGGGTCAGAATGACTGGGGAGTGACTTACACTTCTACTCAGGTCTGTGCCTTAAAAGGATCAACAGTGGACATACGCTGCACCTACAGATACCCATCCAGAGTAAAGGACACTTCTACTGTAGTTAAGGAAACATTCTGGTTTACTCAACTGAGCAATAATGAACCTGTGGATCTGAAAACAGACTCAGAGTATGCAGGTCATGTGCAgtatcactgtgataagaacaactgcactctgagaatcacagacctgagagagagcgactcagctCAATACAAGTTCAGGTTCATAACAAACCAACCAGGAGGGAGATTTACTGgttcacctggagtcactttgactgtcacaggtaacattttcattggaaGACTTAATTTAGTTTCAAATGGTTAATATCTTGAAAATATCACTGTgaaagtttgtttgtatgtatgaacaaaattacatttctgttctttttttcacatattcagCTCTCCAGGTGCAGGTGATCACAGTAACAGTCCATCAGTCTTATACCGAGGCAGAGCTGAAAtgtctcagcagctgcagtccagCAGGTGGTATTTCTTATGTCTGGTTCAAGAATGGACAGAAAGTTGTGAAGGAGGAAACTTCTCTTTATTCAGGGCAGTTTAATCCCAGTGACAACGTCTCCTGTGCTATGAAAGCACATGAGGATTACCgctctccttcagtgtgtgagtttagTTCACCGTgtcagtctgtgtctgtgttttcccccaaaataaaatatataattcatTTCCCAATCCAAATAATTTTTGGTTCATTATGTGGATTTAGCAGAACTATTTATTAAACATAATAAGGAAGTGATCTGCAAACTGTGCA
The DNA window shown above is from Thunnus maccoyii chromosome 2, fThuMac1.1, whole genome shotgun sequence and carries:
- the LOC121882528 gene encoding uncharacterized protein LOC121882528 produces the protein MNLAVVSDVLSVTVVQGQNDWGVTYTSTQVCALKGSTVDIRCTYRYPSRVKDTSTVVKETFWFTQLSNNEPVDLKTDSEYAGHVQYHCDKNNCTLRITDLRESDSAQYKFRFITNQPGGRFTGSPGVTLTVTALQVQVITVTVHQSYTEAELKCLSSCSPAGGISYVWFKNGQKVVKEETSLYSGQFNPSDNVSCAMKAHEDYRSPSVYAPKLPSVSVSPSDLC